AGCGTGATCTTTGTCGTTTTGTGTGCGCCTGGAATGCGGGCCCAGGTCCCTGCGCCGCCTTCGTCCTCTATATCGCTTCCGGGACAGGGCCTCGCCGGTCACGACTTTCTCTATGCAGGTGAAGCTCATGACCGAAAGGTCTTTGTCGTCCGTCACGGCAAAATCGACTGGAGCTACGATGACCCGCAAGGGAAGGGGGAGATCAGCGATGCCGTGCTGCTTTCGAACGGCAACCTTCTCATCGCTCATCAGTACGGCGTTAAGCTGATCTCGCCTGAGAAGAAGATTCTCTGGAGCTATGATCCGCCCGCGGGCCATGAAGTTCACACTGCTGTTCCCATCGGCGCCTCGCATGTGCTCTACATCCAGAACGGCGATCCCTCAGCTTTGCTGCGCGTGGTCAATATCGGTACCGGCGCGGTCGAAAAGGAGCTGACGCTCGCCGTCAAGCATCCGGTCCGTGTTCATACGCAGTTCCGGCATGCCCGGCTTACACCCGAGGGAACGCTGCTGGTCGCTCACATGGATCTCAATAAGGTCGTGGAGTACGACGCAGACGGCAACGAGCTCTGGTCGTTTCCAGCCACAAGTCCCTGGGGTGTTTCGCCGCTGGAGAACGGCAACGTCCTGATCACCGATCGGATCGGTGTCCGCGAAGTCAACCGGCGCGGAGATACGGTCTGGTCTTTTACTCCGGCCGAAGTGCCTGAGTATCACTTCACCAGCTTGCAGCAGGCGTGGCGATTGCCGAACGGCAATACCGTCATCAACAACTGGGTGAATGAATGGAGCAAGAACTACGCGGCGAATGGGCCGCATACCATTCAGGCGATCGAAGTTACGCCGGAGAAGAAGGTAGTGTGGGCGCTGCGGGAGTGGGATCCTCCCACCAACCTAGGGCCATCGACAACACTCCAGTTTCTGGATCAGCCCTCCGCTCCGGAGGCGGTTCAATTCGGAGATATCCGGTAAATCGGCGGCTTGCTCAGCCGCCGATCTGTCGCATCAATCCCATCAGATCCGGTTGCCCATGTTCCTCGATGATCCTGCCCTCGGCAAACCGATAGAAGTTGATGGCCTGTACCGCAATCTCATTGCCGGTGGGTGGAATTCCGAAGAAAGCCCCCGTGTGTCGTCCCCGCATGGTGAACCGTGCCGCGAGCCGGTCTCCCTCTGCAACGATCTCTTCGATCGTCCACTGAATATCGGGGAAGCCGCTTCGCATCATGGACAGAATTGCCATGTAACCGTCGATGCCGCGCATTGGTTCAGGGCTGTTGGGGGCGTGGAATATCGCACCCTCCGCGATCAAGTCCTCCCCCAGTACCTTGTCCGCGGTGTTAATGAAGGTGAGAAACCGTTCAAACTGAGCCTTATTCGCTTGTACCGACATCGTCTGCTCCTCTGGATGGGAAGCCATGAAGGGCTTCGTTAGAATCCATCACTCAGACGTGCCAGCAATGCCCTTTGATCTGCGATATATCTATATATAAATTTCGGATAGCCTCTCAACAATGAGGTAGGGAATCAGTTCTCAGGGGCATTCCAGTCCGGATGAGCCCGGATCCGCTCCCGGGCAATCCGGATAAAGGTCTCCGCCTCGGGAGTGGTTCTGCGGGGATAGAGGAAATACCCCCTGGCCTCTCCTTCGAAGTCGCGAAACTCCGAGAATTGCAGCATCTTTGACGCGGAGGGCACGATGCTGGGCAGAATGGTGACGGCCACGCCTGCCTTCACCACGCTCAGGATAGTGGCAACGTCATCGACCTCCATCACCACTTGGGCCTTCACCTTCCCGCGCCGCAATGCATCGTCGATCAGCGTGCGGGTTCCGCAGGTGCGGGGAGGCAGAACCAGCGGATGACGGCAGAACTCTTCCAGAGTGAGACTCTCAGGTACGGCCGTTTCCCGTGAGGAGAAGCCCACCATGCGGGTTCGAAAGACATCTTCGCGGACAAAGAGAGGGGACTCGGGAAGCTCCAGTCCCAGGCAGAGGTCGAAGCGCTCATTCTCAAGGCCACGTACGAGGTGCTTGGGCAGGCTGCGGGTCACGCTGACCTGTACGTCCGGATGCTCCCGATGAAAAGCAAGAAGATCCGCGGGTACAAACTGCATGGAAGCGGTAATGCTGATTCCCAGCCGAAGCGTCTTGCCGGCGCCCTCGCCGAGCCGGCGGACTGCAGCATGCCCGGCGTCATACATCGCGCTGATTCGCTTGGCATAGACAAGGAAGGCACGGCCTGATTCGGAAAGCTCCAGGCCTCGCGGGGATCGGTGGAAGAGCGTGGTTCCGAGCTCGCGCTCGACCTGCTGAAGCTGCTGGGTCAACCGGGGCTGCGAGGTTGCCAGTTCCTCCGCCGCTGCTGAGATGGAGCCGGCCTGCTCCAATACTTGCAGCATTTTCAGATGGTTAAGGTTCATCGTCCCCTCGGATAGTCTCTCTTTATATCGGTATAAAAGCATATCCGAGGGTGAGATGGTATCGGTTGGAAAATTTGAAACAGGGCTCAGAAGGTATACCGGAGGGCTACCGTCGTCGCACGGGGAGTCAGGAAGTGCGTTCCGGAAAACGTCGAGAGGTAGTTGTACAGCGCACTGGTGTTGTTCAGATTCACAATATCGAGCCGTATGCCCAGGCTCTGCTTTTCGTGAGAGATCAGGTCGTCTTTGCCGATGGAGAGGTCGACCGTGTTGCGCACGGCAACGCGTGAGGGATTGCGATCGGCGTCATACGTCCCTGGAGCCGGAATGCGGATGCGGGTTGCGCGGGTCGCTCCGTCGCAGGAACGGATCGGCATTGAGACAGTGGCGAAGACGTCACCACAGTGCAGGCCCATCTGTTGCTGTTCATCTCCGCTGAGTTTGAGCACCGT
This genomic window from Terriglobus albidus contains:
- a CDS encoding PQQ-binding-like beta-propeller repeat protein encodes the protein MFLSRSLSVIFVVLCAPGMRAQVPAPPSSSISLPGQGLAGHDFLYAGEAHDRKVFVVRHGKIDWSYDDPQGKGEISDAVLLSNGNLLIAHQYGVKLISPEKKILWSYDPPAGHEVHTAVPIGASHVLYIQNGDPSALLRVVNIGTGAVEKELTLAVKHPVRVHTQFRHARLTPEGTLLVAHMDLNKVVEYDADGNELWSFPATSPWGVSPLENGNVLITDRIGVREVNRRGDTVWSFTPAEVPEYHFTSLQQAWRLPNGNTVINNWVNEWSKNYAANGPHTIQAIEVTPEKKVVWALREWDPPTNLGPSTTLQFLDQPSAPEAVQFGDIR
- a CDS encoding ester cyclase; translation: MASHPEEQTMSVQANKAQFERFLTFINTADKVLGEDLIAEGAIFHAPNSPEPMRGIDGYMAILSMMRSGFPDIQWTIEEIVAEGDRLAARFTMRGRHTGAFFGIPPTGNEIAVQAINFYRFAEGRIIEEHGQPDLMGLMRQIGG
- a CDS encoding LysR family transcriptional regulator, which gives rise to MNLNHLKMLQVLEQAGSISAAAEELATSQPRLTQQLQQVERELGTTLFHRSPRGLELSESGRAFLVYAKRISAMYDAGHAAVRRLGEGAGKTLRLGISITASMQFVPADLLAFHREHPDVQVSVTRSLPKHLVRGLENERFDLCLGLELPESPLFVREDVFRTRMVGFSSRETAVPESLTLEEFCRHPLVLPPRTCGTRTLIDDALRRGKVKAQVVMEVDDVATILSVVKAGVAVTILPSIVPSASKMLQFSEFRDFEGEARGYFLYPRRTTPEAETFIRIARERIRAHPDWNAPEN